In the genome of Mangifera indica cultivar Alphonso chromosome 9, CATAS_Mindica_2.1, whole genome shotgun sequence, the window TCCTTCGTTACCATTGTTAAACGACATCGTTCTGGAGTCAGATTTGCCCCATCATCTTCTCCTCCTTCGACTCAAAATGTTTCCACGCagacatttttgaaaattcataatACTCTTAAGTTGTTCGTTAAAATTCCTAGAACGCATATGAAACTTGCGACTCTGGGCTGGTTGTCCTCATTGTCATTGGGGCCTACGCTTGAAGACCATTAGCTAGCGTACATTATGGAATATTGACAAGCAACATTAGAACGACTCGATAGTCTTTGGAAAGGAAGAAGACAGATCAACAACTCGTCTCCCTGTAGGGACTTCCACTCGCTAAGATATTAAACTCCATACGTGGCTCCAATCAGGTGGCAGTTTGAATCAAAGTCTGAGAAATGGTGCATCCAATTGCTAGGTCAGTGGAGATGAAAGATTATGTATATAGTCTTTACTTGTGTAGAAAGCTCAATTACTGGGGCGAGGAGACTAGTGACAGAATGATGTGTCCAACTTGAGACTGATTCCATGAAGAGGAGAGgtaatgttatattttaactgaattgattattgcatataatATTAACTCTTGAAGCcaattatttgataaacttaTCATTgcagcataattttttttaataaaattatctgcACAATCTATGAAGAGTTTTTGGTGATTGGGTattggtttatttttaattttcaactattcaatcacattatgatacgtattataaaattgtgcacataatattactttatttttgtgtgtgtgtttggCGAGAAAAATGGTATGTTTGTAGTATTAATTTGTCCATCTCCTTGCCCCTTTGCCCTATTTGAACTTCAAAGCATGTTGAAAGCAGAGgcactaagtttttttttttttttcaaacaaggAAATCTTACATAAATCGGATCACTTTTTGGGCTAAATTAATTACTTCACCtaagttaagagtttaatattaaaatatcattagaaAGATTTGAATTATTGTTTTACTATGGAATCTAACTCTTTTGGACACTTACTCTGTCCTTTttctaaaggccaaaggactacttcccacccaaagtatgctcaTTTCCCAAGTTTTccctcgttaactttgaaaatttcatttacccacccataaaccgttaaaattaactgattctgttagtcatatcatttccccctccctaaaccctaaaaactaacaattttcctccaacccaagttttcaaaaactatgttttccccctagggtttccaaacttttagatcCAATTTTTCAACGACGACCGACGATCTCTAAGTACTTACTCTTCCTCTCCGACGCCTCCTCTTTCTGACTGTGCATCTTCTGACACTATGTGGTGTCGTTGTCGACGAAAACCAGGCATCTTCGTCAGAGAAGAAGACAAGGCGTCTTCATCGAGATAAAGTCACATGGCATCAGAAGATGCACGGCTGGAAGGAGGAGGCACCGGAGAGGAAGAGTAGGTACTTGAAAATCGTCGATCGtggtaaaaaaaattggatctgaaagtttgaaaaccctagggggaaaatacagtttttgaaaacttgggttgaagaaaattattagtttttagggtttagagagagaaataaaatcaaatttaagtttatttttaatatttcagataaaatatcgattttgcccttaaaaccGTTAAGTTTAATGATctatgagtgggtaaatgagattttcgaAGTTAACGGAGGAAAACTTGGGAAAtgaacatactttgggtggtaaatagtcctttggccttttctaaattcaaacaattaagaaaaaaaaaagtaattaacaaTCTGGAAGCTTTGAAAGGAAGACAAGAAACAGAAAGGCTAAAAACAAAGTAAATAGACTTTTGTTCTGAGATATATCAAGAAATTTCAAGCAAAAAGACAAATTTGCATTCAAATGTATCATCGTATGTAATAATTCATTTCTACAATATACCAATCAAGTGAAACTCCAGGTTTAGTGATCGACGTAACAATCagtaaattaagaatttaattttaagatatctTGGATTTGAACCATTTATCTCAAGGTTGGAATCCCATTTGTTTTCTACTCAATTTATCCCTTTGGACACTAAGTTATtctattatttatctaaattcaaacaattaaaaagaaagaaaaataatcaacaacCTGGAAGCTTTGAACAGAAGACAAGAAAAGAGAGGCTAAAAACCAAGTAAATAGACTTTTGGTCTCAGATATATCAAGAAATTTCAAACTAAGACAAATTCACATTGAATGTATCATCAAATAAATGATACAAGCCTACAAGATCTTTGTAACAGATAACCGAGTTCAGGTTCCCAAAAACAAAGCCTATCTGGTTTCATTCATCCTGCACTGAGAAGGTTTCAAGAGGATAAAAGCAAGAACTTCTTTCTTTATGCCACTTAAAAATCCAGCATGGCTCTGAAACTCATTTTGCAGTCTTTCCAAAATAGATGAATTTAGAAGATCATGTGTAAAGATTGGAAATGTCAAGGGGTTATTTACTTAGGTCATTATCTGACATTAACTTACAGAGTCAACTTGATTAATCTCTCTCTTTACaccttaaatttgaattgcAAGAGTATCTTAAGACAGGGAAACTGATTTATTGGGAGTTCGAAACTACTAACAGAAAGAATAACTCTCTTTACAAAAAGCAGATCCATTTTCTCAATGGCTGCAGCTCATGGATTACTTTATTTGTGGATAGTCTTCAATTTATCCTTGCTCTTGGCCTCTGCTCAAGTAGATGACCAGTTCATCTATCATGGTTTCAACATCTCGAAACTGCAACTGGGTGGCTTGGCAAAGATTCTTCCCAATGGTCTATTGCAGCTCACAAACACTTCTGAGTTTAAAAGCGGCTATGCTTTCTACCCTTCTCctttcaaattcaactcatcTTCCTCTCAAACCCTTTCGTTTTCCACAACTTTTGTGTTTTCCATGGTTTCAGAAGCAGATTTCGGAGGCAATGGCTTGGCTTTTTTCATCGCACCATCTATGAACTTTACTGGCGCTGTTGCAGGTGCATATTTAGGACTCTTTAGTCTTAAAAACAATGGCCAGCCTACAAACCACATCTTGGCAGTTGAGCTTGATACTGTACAAAGCCCTGAATTTTATGACATAGATGGAAACCATGTTGGAATTGATGTGAACAGCCTCATCTCTCTTCAATCTGCTACAGCTACTTTTTTTTCcgataaagaagaaagaaatgagaCTTTGGCGCTAGAAAGTGGAAAACCAATACAGATTTGGATAGACTATAATGGAACAGAAAAATTACTGAATGTATCAATAGCTCCACTAAAAGTTCCAAAACCAAAGAGGCCTCTGCTGTCAACACTTATCGATCTCTCTGAAGTTCTACTGGAGTCTATGTATGTTGGTGTCTCTGCAGCAACTGGTACGCGAATAAGTGATCACTATATTCTTGGATGGAGCTTCAACAAAAGTGGACCAGCACAGACCCTTGACATTTCAAAGCTTCCTCCACATCCTCCGCTTCCTCCACCTGTGAAAACAATTGAGGGCCTAGATCGAACTGCTACTGTTTTGCTGCTGGCATTAGCGGTTGTGCTGATAACAGTTGGTGGAGCTGTTTACTTtgtgaggaagaagaaataTGAGGAGGTATATGAGGACTGGGAAAAAGAATATGGTCCCCATAGGATCTCCTATAAGAAACTCTACAAAGCAACCAAAGGTTTCAAAGAGAAAGAGGTTATTGGACAAGGAGGTTTCGGAAAGGTGTACAGAGGTGTCCTTCCTTCAAATGTACAAGTTGCAGTCAAGAGAATCAACCATAACTCAAACGAAGGGATGAAGCAGTTTTTGGCTGAGATTATGAGCATGAGAAGGCTAAGGCACAGGAATTTGGTGCAACTCCGGGGCTATTGCAGGCGGAAGGGAGAAGTTCTATTGGCCTATGATTATATGCCTAATGGAAGCCTTGACAAAATCTTATACGGTGATATGAAACCAAACCTTAATTGGTTTCAGAGGTTCCGGATTCTCAGAGGAGTAGCTTCCGGCCTTCTTTATCTCCATGAAGAGTGGGAACAAGTTGTTCTGCATCGAGACATAAAAGCTGCCAATGTTCTTTTAGATGCCGATCTGAATGGAAAGCTAGGAGATTTTGGGCTTGCTAGATTATATGATCATGGTAGTGACCCACAAACCACTAGCCTGGTAGGAACTGTTGGTTATCTGGCTCCAGAGTTTCTTAAGACTGGAAAGGCAACAACTAGCACTGATGTATTTGCTTTTGGAGCTTTTATGCTTGAGGTAGCATGTGGAAGGAGGCCTATGGAACCTGGAATGGTAGATTTGGCTGATTGGGTCATTGATTGCTGGAAAAAAGGAGCAATTCTTGATGTTTGTGACGCTAGATTGGAAGGCATATATGTGGAAGAGCAAATGGAGTTGGTTCTTAAACTAGGCCTCTTTTGTTCACACTCTAACCCAGAAGCTAGGCCTAGCATGAAGCAGGTGACACAGTATCTGGATGGGCAAGCAAAATTGCCAAGTATAACACCAAATAGCATTGTGATAGGCACAACAGCGGTGAAGAATGTAGCTTTTAACATTGTGTCATTAGATTCATTGCCTCGAAGTAGTTCTTCCCGTTGCTTGTCTACTGTTGATTCAATCCTCGTGGTAGGCCGCTGAATCAAGACTTTCATGCAATAGCTGCATCCTTAGGACATAAAATGTTTGGAAGGTGAAGAGAAAATGCAGATATTATGATGTACTATGTCTCTGTACCTTGTGAAATAGTAAAACTGACACTACTTGTAGCATAATTGACTTGTTATTCGGTAAGTTTTTCTGTGCTTGCTGGCAAATTCACATGGATTCTGTTTTAGCTTTGTCCTCCATAGCATTATCAAAACAGAATGGCTAATTGTCCAGAAATAACTGTGCTGTAGGGTTTCAGCAAAGGGCATTGacaaatttagtaaattttCTTCCCCTGTCTCCTTTCATGTATTGTATTAGAACAGAATTGCATTTAACATTAATTCTTCCCTTGACGAATTTGCTGAGTTCGCTAAGCTATTTGGATTATTTCctcataaaataatttctttagaTTTCTATAAAACATCATTCTATTTAAAAGAATGTAAACAACATacacttaaataaaataaaacgaAGCTTAACATCAATAAACatcatttaagttaaaataattttaaacagaTATGATACATAATAGAGAAATTGTAGGAATGATATAATGCACATTTAGAGGTTAAACTCGTTTTTAtctgacaaattttttttattttaatagaaaattctaaaagttcaatcattttaattgaaaaaaataaaatttgatcaccCAATAATTGTACGTGTGAGCAAAGAATATccaaatcattaatttttaacgGCATTAGGTGATAGAAATGGTTTTGtgtaacataatataaatttgtccatttaataggaaaattaaaaaagtttagtctttataataataaaaacaagattGACTTATTTCATTAGaagaaaaaggccaaaagagttattcccacccaaggtatggtgaattatcaaattttcatctgttaatttaaaaaagccTAAATAcccatatttttgttcaattatgtgttattttgttgAAGTGTTGTGATCAACGTATGGAAGGTCCCAAGATCCTAATAGATTACTTCAAGTGTAACCCTGCCTGCTAAGGTCtactttaataaaaatgaataaaagccCATAATTTAACTTGCGGTCATATCTTAAAGAGTAGGGAAATAAGTGCAAAGAGTTTGAGACTAGTTAAAAAGCAAATCTCTCTTTGCAAGCACCTCCTTATACACCTCAATGGTGGTAGCTCTGAGGTCACTTCTTTGTTTGATAGTTTAAATGCCCACTTGATTTTCTTGACATCAGCTCAAGATAGAAACCAGTTCATCTACCCAACAAATCCAAACCGCATCTTGATGGCACTACAAAAATCCTCTCCAATGGTCTATTGCAGTTAACCAGTGGCACCCAACTTCAAACACGCCATGCTTTCTGCCCACTTTCAATAAAGTTTAATCGATCATCCTTATAAGTCTCATTCTTTTTCCACTCCTAAGTAATTTCACAACCAactaaaatatacaatttaggGTCTTGCACAAGATAAGTTAAAGGTTCAACAATTAGAATATAATAAGACTCTAGTGTTTTTATTGtctaaagaaaaaacataaaagagaaTAAGATATAAGGTTTTAATATGGTTAGACCTAATGATTGTAATGCTTACATTCAGGATATAGCTATtagtttatatgtattttacaCAATGAACATGactttaaaagttttagggttgagaaaaattgatgaagtattaaaacttttagagAAATGATTTAGATTCAAATCTCTATCACGCTTAcgaaattttgatttgaattactttaaaaaaaaaaaaactgaaaattttaaaaaaaaatgccgttaaataaagtttattcatcatttgcaatttttatgttttagttaaCTATTACTGGAATGTGAATGGCTCCCTACCCTGTCAATGTCAGAGCAGGTAGCTCTGATATAACCATGGAAAGGCTATGACCCCGTAACTTAGGATCAAGAAATGCAGACGAAGTTCATTACTTCAGTTTTatacaaaaagattaaattcttGGAGATGCCTACTCCGTATCCCTTGTTGGTATTCCATTCGGCAAGAAAACTAGTTatttttagggaaattttaaaaattaggcaaaattaaaggggtctaagcgaaattgcccaaaaaattcaggtttaagcaaaaatgcccaggttttgtgaaatgacgaaaatgcccccatatataaacacagcaaattttcactgtgcaattcaaagaaaattcgaatttttaacgcatcccacggcaatcccacggcgaacgtcattttcgccgatttgcttgctttccggcaaccgaaaatggaaaataatgttatcacatctcccgtaatcttgtttggatcaagttattgctcatattattgagatttgattgagaattttcggtttgaaattttagggtttacggtttgaacaaggcttaaaatattttgattcttggttgtttttgttgaattaattgaggggttttgtgttatacaacgtgtagattcgatttatgtgaaaatcagtggctaaaacgaccaaaatttggctggaaatgactgccgaagagatcggcagttcgactgtgaacagtgtttcccacgtcaaaatcaataatcccacgttcagcctaaTTTAGGGGGGGaacttagctttttaaaacaattggggtgacgtgggaaatccttagcccacgtggggtttttttgaaatttatcaagTCAACGTGAGTTTTGCgaaattacgaaaatgtccatatatataacacagaaaaaaattgctatttcccacgttaatattagcgaatttactgtgcatttctctcaaatttcaaaacattttcacgtcaccacgttcatcccacgggcgatctgatttccgtcgattttcttgatttccggcacccacgaatggcaaagaaggttagtatatctcccttaatcttgtttggatcaaattattgctcatattattgagatttgattgagaattttcggtttgaaattttagggtttacggtttgaataatgcttaaaatgttttgattcttggttgtttttgttgaattgattgaggggttttgtgttagacaacgtgtagatttgatttatgtgaaaatcggaggctgaaacgaccaaaatttggccgaaaatgactgccgaagagatcggcagtccgacgtgggaacagtgtttcccacgtcaaaatcgtgcatcccacgttcagccaagattggctgtttttgggggggaaaagtagcttttttaaaatattaggaagctggggaaattccttagaacacagtggaccttttagagtttcagttttcatgagggggtaaattgagatttttcttatctagggtttttgattgtgtacttttcgaattttatatccgttttttctgttctagggtttttcaacttttagaattcgaatttcaattccgttttttcgaatttcatcgttttacgagatatggactcgtatttttcagatttccgaaggatttttcgattgttctcattctagggtttttcaacttttagaattcgaatttcaattccgttttttcggatttcatcgttttacgagatatggactcgtatttttcagattttcgaaggatttttcgatttttcccattctagggtttttcaacttttagaattcgaattttacttctgttttttcggattttatcgttttacgagatatggactcttatttttcagatttccgaaggatttttcgattgttcccattctagggattttcaacttttagaattcaaatttcaattccgttttttcggatttcatcgttttacgagatatggactcgtatttttcagatttctgaaggatttttcgattgttcccattctagggtttttcaacttttagaattcgaattttaattccgttttttcgaatttcaccattttacgagatatggactcttatctttcagatttccgaaggatttttcgatttttcccattctagggtttttcaacttttagaattcgaatttaaattccgttttttcggatttcatcgttttacgagatatggactcttatctttcagattttcgaaggatttttcgattgttcccattctagggtttttcaacttttaaaattcgaatttcaattccgtttcttcagatttcaccgttttacgagatatggactcttatctttcagatttctgaaggatttttcgattgttgccattctaggttatttcaacttttaaaattggaatttcatttctattttttcgaatttaaccgttttacgagatatggactcgtatttcccaaatttttgaaggatttttcgattgtttccattctagggtttttcaacttttagaattcaaatttcagtttcattttttcagatttcactgtttttagatatatcgactcgtatttttcagatttccgaaggattttttgattgtttccattttagggtttttcaacttttagaattcaaattttaatttcgttttttcaaattttatcgttttacgagatatggactcgtatttttc includes:
- the LOC123225415 gene encoding L-type lectin-domain containing receptor kinase I.8-like — protein: MAAAHGLLYLWIVFNLSLLLASAQVDDQFIYHGFNISKLQLGGLAKILPNGLLQLTNTSEFKSGYAFYPSPFKFNSSSSQTLSFSTTFVFSMVSEADFGGNGLAFFIAPSMNFTGAVAGAYLGLFSLKNNGQPTNHILAVELDTVQSPEFYDIDGNHVGIDVNSLISLQSATATFFSDKEERNETLALESGKPIQIWIDYNGTEKLLNVSIAPLKVPKPKRPLLSTLIDLSEVLLESMYVGVSAATGTRISDHYILGWSFNKSGPAQTLDISKLPPHPPLPPPVKTIEGLDRTATVLLLALAVVLITVGGAVYFVRKKKYEEVYEDWEKEYGPHRISYKKLYKATKGFKEKEVIGQGGFGKVYRGVLPSNVQVAVKRINHNSNEGMKQFLAEIMSMRRLRHRNLVQLRGYCRRKGEVLLAYDYMPNGSLDKILYGDMKPNLNWFQRFRILRGVASGLLYLHEEWEQVVLHRDIKAANVLLDADLNGKLGDFGLARLYDHGSDPQTTSLVGTVGYLAPEFLKTGKATTSTDVFAFGAFMLEVACGRRPMEPGMVDLADWVIDCWKKGAILDVCDARLEGIYVEEQMELVLKLGLFCSHSNPEARPSMKQVTQYLDGQAKLPSITPNSIVIGTTAVKNVAFNIVSLDSLPRSSSSRCLSTVDSILVVGR